A part of Larimichthys crocea isolate SSNF chromosome VII, L_crocea_2.0, whole genome shotgun sequence genomic DNA contains:
- the dhrs12la gene encoding DHRS-12_like_SDR_c-like domain-containing protein, with translation MSLYRNSAWFLKGVTEFTRNAFLSASKRFVEKDLEVSMAGRSFMITGANSGIGKATAMAIAKRGGTIHMVCRNKDKAEEARADIVKESGNKEVYVHILDLSETKKVWEFAEAFKRKYKALNVLINNAGAIMSQRDVNAEGLEKSFATNVLAIYILTKSLIPLLEKSADPRVITVSSGGMLVQKLRTGNLQHERGRYDGTMVYAQHKRQQVVMTEQLAKTHANIHFSVMHPGWVDTPAVANAMPDFHTSMKESLRTPEQGADTVVWLAVSEAATTNPSGRFYQDRKMVSAHLPLAWTHSSALEEQKLLSLLEDLAKTFQPH, from the exons GAATGCCTTCCTGTCGGCCTCCAAGAGGTTTGTGGAGAAGGACCTTGAGGTGTCCATGGCTGGACGCTCCTTCATGATAACAGGAGCCAACAGTGGCATTGGGAAAGCCACCGCCATGGCCATCGCTAAGAGGG GTGGAACGATCCACATGGTGTGCAGGAACAAGGACAAGGCCGAGGAGGCGAGGGCCGATATCGTCAAGGAGTCAGGAAATAAA GAGGTCTACGTCCACATCCTGGACCTGTCTGAGACCAAGAAGGTCTGGGAGTTTGCTGAGGCCTTCAAGAGAAAGTACAAGGCCCTCAATGTGCTG atCAACAACGCAGGCGCCATCATGAGTCAGAGGGATGTGAACGCTGAGGGGCTTGAGAAGAGCTTTGCCACCAACGTCCTCG CGATTTACATTCTCACCAAGAGTCTCATTCCCTTGCTGGAGAAGAGCGCAGATCCCAGAGTG ATCACAGTGTCATCAGGAGGAATGCTGGTGCAGAAGCTCCGGACAGGAAACCTGCAGCATGAGAGAGGCCGCTATGACGGCACCATGGTGTATGCTCAGCACAAA agGCAGCAGGTGGTGATGACAGAGCAGCTGGCGAAGACTCACGCTAACATCCACTTCTCCGTCATGCATCCTGGCTGGGTTGACACTCCAG CGGTGGCCAATGCCATGCCAGACTTCCATACCTCTATGAAGGAGAGTCTGAGGACCCCAGAGCAGGGGGCCGACACTGtggtctggctggctgtctCCGAGGCTGCCACCACAAACCCCAGTGGACGTTTCTACCAGG accGAAAAATGGTGTCCGCCCACCTGCCACTGGCCTGGACCCACAGCTCCGCCCTGGAAGAACAGAAGTTATTGTCTCTGCTGGAGGACTTGGCCAAGACGTTTCAGCCGCACTGA